TCGCCTGGGAAGCCGTCCGCCTGCTGCGCGAGCTGGGACTCGTCCCACGCCGCACGCTGCGCCTGGTTCTCTTCGCGGACGAGGAGCAGACCCAGGCCGGCGCCAAGGCCTACGCCGCCGCCCACGCGGAGGAGCTGGCCTGCCATCGCGCGGCGCTCGAATGCGACTCGGGGGGCTTTCGGCCCGTCGGCTTCCGGGTGGAGGCCGACTCGCTCACGGTCCTGCGCCTGCGCGACCTCGCGGCCCCGCTGCTGGCGCTCCTGGACGCGGCCGACATCGGGCCCGGCGGCAGCGGCGTCGACGTTTCCACTCTCGTCGAGCAGGGGGTGGTCGGCATCGGGCACCGGGTCGACTCGGCCCGCTACTTCGACTATCACCACAGCCCGGCCGACACCTTCGACAAGATCGACGGCAAGGCCCTCGCGCAGAACGTCGCCGCGGTGGCGATCATGGCCTACGCGCTGGCCGAGGAGCCGGGGCCGCCCTGCGCAGGCGCGGCCGCTGCCGGCTACGGCCAACCCAAGGGGGCCTGCGCGCGCGCTCAGGCGATGATCGCTGCGACCTCGGGGGCGAAGGCGATCCAGGCCGGCGCCACCGCGCTGCGGGCAGGCGGCAGTTCGGCCGACGCCGCCGTGACCATCGCGCTCGCGCAGACGGTGCTGTGCGCCGGCGCCTGGGACAGCTTCGCGGGCATGCTCTACGCGCTGCACTACGAGGCGGCGACCGGCGAGGTGGTGGCCCTCAACGCCGGCTTCGACATCCCGCGCGCGGAGACCGATCCGCTGTCGATCCCGCGCGCGCCGACCCCGAGCGGTCGCACGGCGCTGGTCGGCGGGTTCACCGCCGGCCTCGACTCGCTGCACGGCCGTTTCGGCCGGCTTCCCTGGTCGACCCTGGTGCAGCCGGCGATCGCGCTGGCCGACACGGGCTTCGTGGTCGACGCCTTCCTGGCGCGGATCCTGAAGGCGCGCGAGGCCCTGCTGTCGCGCACCGAGGCCGCCCGCGCCATCTTCCTGCGCGAGGGCCGCCTGCCGGTCGCCGGGGACCGCCTTCAGCAGACGACCCTGGCCGCGACGCTGCGCGCGCTGGCCGAGCTGCGTTCGGCGCCTTTCTACACCGGGGAGTGGGCCGCCCGCTGCGTCGACGCGGTGCGCGCGGAAGGCGGGCGCCTGACGGCGGAGGACCTGGCCGGGTACCGGGCGCGCTTCGAGCCGCCGCTGCGGATGGCCTACCACGGGTTCGCGCTGTCGACCCTGGGCGGCTCGGAGCTGGGTGGCGTCCAGCTGGTGGAGGGGCTCAACCTGCTCGCGCTGGCCGGGCTGCCGCGCGATCCGCACTACAGCCGCGATGCCGCGGCGCTGCACCGGTTCATCCAGGTGTGCCGGGCCGGCTACGTCCTCACCTACTCGCCCGTCTACCAGCCCGATCCCGGCCGGCCCCAGCCCATCCCCTGGATCGCCCCGGGCGCGCGGATCGAGCCCGCCCACGCCGCGGCGCTGTGGCAGCGGCTGCAGTCGCCGGGATGGGAAGCGAAGCTGGCGGCGGAGCTCTCGCCGCCACCGGCGCCGGCGAGCGGCGGCCACTCCGACTGCATCGTGGTGGTGGATGCGGCGGGCGACATCACGGTCCTGGTGCACTCGATCAACACCAGCCTGTGGGGCGCGACCGGCATCTTCGTCGATGGCGTGTCGATTCCCGACCCGGCGTCTTTCCAGCAGGACATGATGGCGCGCGCCGGAGCGGGGCAGCGGCTGCCCAACGTCGTCAACCCGGTCATCGCGCTGCGCGACGGCCAGCCGGTGCTCGCCGCCGGCGCCATCGGCAACGCGCTGCACGAGTGCATGCTGCAGGCCGTGGTCGACATCCTCGACTGCGGCCTCACCCCGCGGCAGTCGATGGCCATGCCCCGCTTCTGGGGGCCCTGGTGGGGCGGGGAGGCGAGCGAGTACGCCCGCCAGGCCATTGAAGCCGACGCCTTCGCCCCCGACGTCGTCGCCGGCGTCGAGGCGCTCGGGCAGCCCCTGCGGGCGATGACGGCCGCGGAGCGCCGCAGCCGGGTCAGCTACTGGGCCGCCATCCAGCTCGACCCCGCCACCGGATTGCGCTGCGCTGCGGCGCCGCCGGAATTCGATGGGCTGGTGGAGGTTCTCGGGCGCTGATCGCGACCGGGCCTGCCGCCAGCGCGCTCAGGCCGGCGCTCGCATTGACGCGTGCGGGAGCCGCACGCATACTCGATGCGACCCGAGAGATCCGCGGGGGCACGCCGATCGCGCGCAGCGAATCGCGGCCTCCAGCCAGGACTGGCAGGAGCAGATGCAGCGAGGCATTCCAGATGCGGCCGTCGACTCGCGCCGGACCGCCGCCGGCGACGGCGTGATCGTGACCGTGCAGTCGGCCGTCAAGCGCTTCGCGGCCGTCTCCGCGGTCGACGGCATCTCGTTCGCGGTGCGCCGGGGGGAGATCTTCGCGCTCCTCGGTCCCAACGGCGCCGGCAAGACGACGCTCGTGCGCATGCTCACGGGAGTTCTCCGGCCCGACGCGGGAACGATCGCCTACCAGGCGCTGCGCACTCCCGCGGCCGGCGAGTGGGCGCCGGCCGCGCCAAGTCCGGCGCCGCGCTCCTGGCCGCAGCCGGCCGACCTCGGCTATCTCCCCGAAGATCGGGGCCTGTACAAGGACCTGCCCATCCTGCGCACGCTCGTCTACTTCGGGCAGCTGCGCGGACTCCCCCGGCCCGCGGCCGAAGCGGCCTCGCGCGAATGGCTGCGCCGCCTGGGTCTGGCCGAGCGCGCGGGGGAGAAGCTCGACGCCCTGTCCAAGGGCAATCAGCAGAAGGTGCAGTTCATCGCCGCCATCGTGCACCGTCCGCTCTTCGCCGTGCTCGACGAACCGTTCTCCGGCCTCGATCCCGTGAACCAGGAGGCCTTCCTCGATCTCCTGCGCGAGCTGCGCGCGGAGGGCATGACGATCCTGCTCAGCGCGCACCAGATGCAGCTCGTGGAGCGCGTGGCGGATCGCGTCCTGCTCATGGACGCCGGGCGCGAGGTGCTCGCGGGCACCCTGTCCGAGCTCCGCCAGCGGGCGGGCGCGAGCCGAAGGATCGTCTTTCGCCTGCGCGGGGAGGCGCCGGAAGGAGCGCTCGCCGATCTGCCGGCCGTCCGCGCGGTGGAGCGGCCGGCGCCCGACGAGCTGGCGGTCGTCCTCGGCGACGGGGCTTCGCTCGGCGCTTTCCTGGCCGGGGTCGGCGGGCGGCTCGACATCCTCGACGTGCGTTCCGAGCAAGCGACCTTGCACGACATCTACGTGCAGGCGATCACGGGGCGCGGCGGCGGCAGGGAGGCCGCGCAGTGAATCAGACGCGACTGGTCTGGACGGTGGCGGGCTGGGAGTTCCGGCGCTTCTTCAAGCTCCGCGATCAGCTCCTCTCGCTGCTCGTCGGCGTCGGCATCGGGCTCGCCTTCTACGGGGTGACGAAGCTCATCAACCGCGGCGATGCCGCGCCCGTTCGCCTCGCAGTGATGCACGGCGAGTCGCTGCCGCTCACCCCGGCCCCGGGGAGCCGGCTCCGGCTCGAGGCCGCGCGGGAGCGGGGCGAGCCGGAGCTGCGGGACGCGGTCGCGCGCCGGGCGATCGATGGGCTCCTGATCCTGGACGGACTCGAGCGCGCCGAGCTGATCGTTCCCCGGGAGCCGCCCTGGCGCGCGGAGCTCTTCGAGCTCCTCACCGCGGCCCGGCGGCAGGCCGCCCTGCAGGCGGCGGCCCTGTCCCCGGCGGACCTGGCGCACATCCTGGCGCCGGTCGATCTCACGGTCAGCTTCCAGGACTCCGGCGCGCGCCCTTCGAGCAAGGCCGCGAAGCTGACGGCGGGGATCCTCATCGGGCTCATGATCTCGGCCATCTATCTCGGCTTCGCGTACTTCTTCACCGCGATCACCGGCGAGAAGCAGCTGCGGGTCACCGAGCAGGTCGTGTCGGCGATCAGGCCGCAGACCTGGATCGACGGCAAGCTCCTCGGCATCACGGCCACCGCATTCCTGGGCACGATCGGCTTCGGGCTCACGGTCGTGATCACCGTCCTCGTGCCGCGGCTGCTGGCGGGACAGCCCCTGGCGCTGCCGACCCTGGAGCCGGCAGCGACCCTGCTCTTCGCCCTCTTCTCGATCCTCGGGGTCCTGTTCTGGAACTGCTTCTTCGCCGCCGTCGCGGCGACGATCAACGATCCCAACACCTCGTCTCGCTCCACGGTGATGCTCTTGCCGTTCATCCCCGTGGCCCTGGCGTTCTTCGCCCTCGGCAAGCCCGACTCCCCGATCCTGCGCATTCTGAGTGTGCTCCCCGGGACCTCCTCCGCGGTGCTGCCGGCTCGGCTCGTCCTGGGCTCGGTGCCGGCGGTCGAGATCGTGCTCGCGCTTCTCCTGCTGGCCGGCGGCATCGTGCTGCTCCGCCGGCTGGCGGGGCGGATCTTCGCGGTGGCGATGCTCATGTACGGCAAGGAGCCCTCGTGGCGGGAGATCCTGCGCTGGGCGCGGGAGGCACGCGACGTGTGAGCGCGCGCCTCCCCGGCAGCGCGGGCGCCGCTGCCGT
This region of bacterium genomic DNA includes:
- a CDS encoding M28 family peptidase; translation: AWEAVRLLRELGLVPRRTLRLVLFADEEQTQAGAKAYAAAHAEELACHRAALECDSGGFRPVGFRVEADSLTVLRLRDLAAPLLALLDAADIGPGGSGVDVSTLVEQGVVGIGHRVDSARYFDYHHSPADTFDKIDGKALAQNVAAVAIMAYALAEEPGPPCAGAAAAGYGQPKGACARAQAMIAATSGAKAIQAGATALRAGGSSADAAVTIALAQTVLCAGAWDSFAGMLYALHYEAATGEVVALNAGFDIPRAETDPLSIPRAPTPSGRTALVGGFTAGLDSLHGRFGRLPWSTLVQPAIALADTGFVVDAFLARILKAREALLSRTEAARAIFLREGRLPVAGDRLQQTTLAATLRALAELRSAPFYTGEWAARCVDAVRAEGGRLTAEDLAGYRARFEPPLRMAYHGFALSTLGGSELGGVQLVEGLNLLALAGLPRDPHYSRDAAALHRFIQVCRAGYVLTYSPVYQPDPGRPQPIPWIAPGARIEPAHAAALWQRLQSPGWEAKLAAELSPPPAPASGGHSDCIVVVDAAGDITVLVHSINTSLWGATGIFVDGVSIPDPASFQQDMMARAGAGQRLPNVVNPVIALRDGQPVLAAGAIGNALHECMLQAVVDILDCGLTPRQSMAMPRFWGPWWGGEASEYARQAIEADAFAPDVVAGVEALGQPLRAMTAAERRSRVSYWAAIQLDPATGLRCAAAPPEFDGLVEVLGR
- a CDS encoding ABC transporter ATP-binding protein — encoded protein: MGWWRFSGADRDRACRQRAQAGARIDACGSRTHTRCDPRDPRGHADRAQRIAASSQDWQEQMQRGIPDAAVDSRRTAAGDGVIVTVQSAVKRFAAVSAVDGISFAVRRGEIFALLGPNGAGKTTLVRMLTGVLRPDAGTIAYQALRTPAAGEWAPAAPSPAPRSWPQPADLGYLPEDRGLYKDLPILRTLVYFGQLRGLPRPAAEAASREWLRRLGLAERAGEKLDALSKGNQQKVQFIAAIVHRPLFAVLDEPFSGLDPVNQEAFLDLLRELRAEGMTILLSAHQMQLVERVADRVLLMDAGREVLAGTLSELRQRAGASRRIVFRLRGEAPEGALADLPAVRAVERPAPDELAVVLGDGASLGAFLAGVGGRLDILDVRSEQATLHDIYVQAITGRGGGREAAQ
- a CDS encoding ABC transporter permease produces the protein MNQTRLVWTVAGWEFRRFFKLRDQLLSLLVGVGIGLAFYGVTKLINRGDAAPVRLAVMHGESLPLTPAPGSRLRLEAARERGEPELRDAVARRAIDGLLILDGLERAELIVPREPPWRAELFELLTAARRQAALQAAALSPADLAHILAPVDLTVSFQDSGARPSSKAAKLTAGILIGLMISAIYLGFAYFFTAITGEKQLRVTEQVVSAIRPQTWIDGKLLGITATAFLGTIGFGLTVVITVLVPRLLAGQPLALPTLEPAATLLFALFSILGVLFWNCFFAAVAATINDPNTSSRSTVMLLPFIPVALAFFALGKPDSPILRILSVLPGTSSAVLPARLVLGSVPAVEIVLALLLLAGGIVLLRRLAGRIFAVAMLMYGKEPSWREILRWAREARDV